A window from Microbacterium ginsengiterrae encodes these proteins:
- a CDS encoding autoinducer 2 ABC transporter substrate-binding protein, whose protein sequence is MKQRRFTALAMGIAAVLTLGLAACTPGGQSADPGAAPAEGGDGDYTIAIVPKDSTNPWFVRMEEGVKRFAADTGLDVYQKGPAETDATMQAQVIQDLIAQGVDAIGVVPVDPGALETVLKQAMDAGIVVVTHEGASQENTMYDIEAFNNTDYGAFIMDNLAEAMGEEGVYTTMVGHVTNASHNEWADGAVAQAEANYPNLTLLEAEPRVESQDDGEVAYQAAKELLKKYPEIKGIVGTSSFDAPGVARAIEELGLTGKVFVSGTGMPAANKSILDKGLVKTLTLWDPADAGYALAALAEKILNGEEITDGLDLGVAGYEDMNFAEGSDKVLEGNGWVVITKDNVDEFGF, encoded by the coding sequence ATGAAGCAACGACGCTTTACCGCGCTGGCGATGGGCATCGCCGCCGTCCTCACACTCGGACTCGCCGCCTGCACTCCCGGCGGTCAGTCAGCCGACCCCGGCGCCGCACCCGCCGAGGGCGGCGACGGCGACTACACGATCGCCATCGTCCCCAAGGACTCGACGAACCCGTGGTTCGTGCGCATGGAAGAGGGTGTGAAAAGGTTCGCTGCCGACACCGGCCTCGATGTCTACCAGAAGGGTCCCGCCGAGACGGACGCGACCATGCAGGCTCAGGTCATCCAGGACCTCATCGCCCAGGGCGTCGACGCGATCGGCGTCGTCCCGGTCGACCCCGGCGCTCTGGAGACGGTCCTCAAGCAGGCGATGGACGCGGGAATCGTCGTGGTCACCCACGAGGGCGCCAGCCAGGAGAACACGATGTACGACATCGAGGCGTTCAACAACACCGACTACGGCGCATTCATCATGGACAACCTCGCCGAGGCGATGGGCGAAGAGGGCGTGTACACCACCATGGTCGGCCACGTCACGAACGCCTCTCACAATGAATGGGCCGACGGCGCGGTCGCCCAGGCGGAGGCCAACTACCCGAACCTGACGCTGCTCGAGGCGGAGCCCAGGGTCGAATCGCAGGATGACGGCGAGGTGGCATATCAGGCGGCGAAGGAGCTGCTCAAGAAGTACCCCGAGATCAAGGGCATCGTCGGAACGTCGTCGTTCGATGCGCCCGGCGTCGCCCGCGCGATCGAGGAGCTGGGGCTGACCGGCAAGGTCTTCGTGAGCGGAACGGGCATGCCCGCCGCCAACAAGTCGATCCTCGACAAGGGCCTGGTGAAGACCCTCACGCTGTGGGATCCGGCTGACGCCGGCTACGCGCTCGCCGCGCTCGCCGAGAAGATTCTCAACGGCGAGGAGATCACTGACGGACTGGACCTCGGTGTCGCCGGTTATGAGGACATGAACTTCGCCGAAGGCAGCGACAAGGTCCTTGAGGGCAACGGCTGGGTCGTCATCACGAAGGACAACGTGGACGAGTTCGGATTCTGA
- a CDS encoding substrate-binding domain-containing protein: MSNVIGLVVLDVESPFYMETAHALERAVRESEHVVMLCNSEGDLSREDALLTMLAAQRVRGVLLAPATPERHADRYLDLPGELPVVLLDFDGGEQHCSVTVDNFLGGRLAVRHLLDLGHENIAFIGGSPDLRQFAQRAAGARQEMISSGLDPDRHLTEVSVSGIGIRDGRRAAELLLDGGAPDAIFCGNDMLAFGAYRAIVAAGLRVPDDIALVGYDDIDFAKDWIVPLTSIRQPIDDLGAHAAQLLLEHSSNDEGHVHRHVVLEPELVVRRSSDRRRSAN; this comes from the coding sequence GTGAGCAACGTGATCGGGCTCGTCGTACTCGACGTGGAAAGTCCGTTCTACATGGAGACCGCCCACGCTCTCGAACGTGCCGTGCGCGAATCGGAGCACGTCGTGATGCTGTGCAACTCGGAAGGTGATCTCAGTCGGGAAGACGCGCTGCTGACGATGCTCGCGGCGCAGCGCGTCCGCGGGGTGCTCCTGGCTCCGGCCACACCGGAACGCCATGCGGACCGGTACCTGGATCTGCCCGGCGAACTGCCGGTCGTCCTGCTCGACTTCGACGGAGGGGAGCAGCACTGCTCTGTCACCGTGGACAACTTCCTCGGCGGGCGACTGGCTGTCCGGCATCTGCTCGATCTCGGCCATGAGAACATCGCGTTCATCGGAGGCTCGCCCGATCTGCGTCAGTTCGCGCAGCGAGCCGCCGGGGCGCGCCAGGAGATGATCTCGTCCGGCCTCGACCCCGACCGTCACCTCACTGAGGTGAGTGTCTCGGGCATCGGAATCCGCGACGGGCGGAGAGCGGCCGAGTTGCTCCTCGACGGCGGTGCTCCTGATGCGATCTTCTGCGGCAATGACATGCTCGCTTTCGGCGCGTACCGTGCGATCGTCGCCGCCGGGCTGCGCGTGCCGGACGACATCGCGCTCGTCGGCTATGACGACATCGACTTCGCGAAGGACTGGATCGTGCCGCTGACGTCCATCCGTCAGCCCATCGATGATCTGGGGGCGCACGCTGCACAGCTGCTCCTTGAACACTCGTCGAACGACGAGGGACACGTGCATCGTCACGTCGTGCTCGAGCCCGAACTCGTGGTGCGGCGCTCCAGTGATCGCCGCCGGTCTGCGAACTGA
- a CDS encoding PIG-L family deacetylase: MHRCKTVWGTGALLALTLVFSACAMTPSAAVPTAAAIVEPTATPTPTPTPPPPPPPNDLGEERITQIVTVDCPGAIGAESVRMLVQAKADAVDFFATTHQCGDLPLVLAAGDDVTAFTTPLQYVDAPCQAGTMFTVWAHYDDDLIFGSPSIPLALDAGQCVRNLYLTGSDAGKGLEYARERENGLRHAYDALLGGPREWTERTVTLANGLTLAMSRPAEDARVAFFFLRLPDGGLDAEGFESTGWTSLPKLLAGTIGQLQMIDTGAPVDLDGIGSTVAELYGAYDPLSVMAHLPGRAKGTSGDHPDHQVTGDIVMMTTDSGRIDASRVVYSQGYPIENRDVNLGGELLARKLEAFAIYAAHDPMVKCTTVDTCLKTKRFGPWLLRQYLTPHTEIIRP, encoded by the coding sequence ATGCATCGGTGCAAGACGGTGTGGGGAACGGGCGCGCTGTTGGCGTTGACCTTGGTGTTCTCGGCGTGCGCGATGACGCCTAGTGCTGCAGTGCCGACCGCTGCCGCGATCGTCGAGCCGACCGCGACGCCGACTCCGACTCCGACGCCTCCTCCCCCGCCGCCTCCCAACGATCTCGGGGAGGAGCGGATCACGCAGATCGTGACGGTCGACTGCCCCGGCGCGATCGGTGCCGAGAGCGTCCGGATGCTCGTGCAGGCGAAGGCGGACGCCGTTGATTTCTTCGCCACCACCCACCAGTGCGGTGATCTGCCGCTCGTGCTCGCCGCCGGGGACGACGTCACCGCGTTCACCACACCGCTGCAGTACGTCGACGCTCCGTGCCAGGCCGGGACGATGTTCACGGTCTGGGCGCACTACGACGACGACCTCATCTTCGGCAGCCCGTCGATCCCCCTCGCGCTCGACGCAGGGCAGTGCGTCCGCAACCTGTATTTGACTGGTTCGGATGCCGGAAAAGGGCTGGAGTACGCGCGCGAACGCGAGAACGGCCTGCGCCACGCGTACGACGCACTGCTCGGCGGACCGCGCGAATGGACGGAGCGCACCGTCACGCTCGCGAACGGCCTCACCCTGGCGATGAGCCGCCCCGCGGAGGACGCACGGGTGGCGTTCTTCTTCCTTCGACTTCCCGACGGCGGTCTGGATGCGGAGGGCTTCGAATCCACGGGGTGGACGAGCCTGCCGAAGCTGTTGGCAGGGACCATCGGGCAGCTGCAGATGATCGACACGGGCGCACCCGTCGACCTCGACGGCATCGGCTCGACCGTCGCCGAGCTCTACGGTGCATACGACCCGCTGAGCGTCATGGCTCACCTGCCCGGTCGGGCGAAGGGGACGTCCGGAGATCACCCCGACCATCAGGTCACCGGCGACATCGTGATGATGACGACCGACTCCGGCCGGATCGACGCCTCGCGCGTCGTGTACTCGCAGGGATACCCGATCGAGAACCGGGACGTGAACCTCGGCGGGGAGCTGCTCGCGCGGAAGCTCGAGGCCTTCGCCATCTACGCCGCGCACGACCCGATGGTGAAGTGCACGACCGTCGACACATGCCTGAAGACCAAGCGTTTCGGACCGTGGCTGCTGCGTCAGTACCTGACTCCGCACACCGAGATCATCCGTCCGTAG
- a CDS encoding sodium-dependent transporter: MSNAVARPPKREAFGSRNVFILSAIGSAVGLGNIWRFPYVAYEGGGGAFLIPYLCALLTAGIPLLFLDYSIGHRFRGSAPLAFRRMHRAAEPLGWWQVLICVVISVYYAVIIAWAAMYTWFSALLTWGPGNENDFFFSDFLQMGDVSTGLSLEFVPQVGVPLLVVWIVTIVIMGFGVKRGIGRANTVLLPLLTLMFIVLVIQALFLPGAMDGLNAFFTPNWAALADPGVWASAYGHIFFSLSVAFGIMVTYSSYLKRKTDLTGSGLVVGFANSGFEILAGIGVFAALGFMAQAQAAEVSEVASAGIGLAFVAFPTIVSQAAGGPIIGVLFFGALTFAGLTSMISVLEVIVAAIQDKLGWGRVRATLTVTIPLAVISMAFFSTTTALAVLDTTDAFVNAFGIMAVALAAVIVVAWVLHKLPVLQEHLNRRSSFRVGLIWKLLVGVLAPVVLGYLFISEIVSKASETYGGYPDWFVSVFGWGMVIALVVIAILLSLLPWSRSSHAKDDPEYDEFLVEEKYEPDAETGTIQVQTDSTQKGAGR; this comes from the coding sequence ATGAGCAACGCAGTGGCGCGTCCTCCGAAGCGCGAGGCCTTCGGATCGCGGAACGTCTTCATCCTCTCGGCCATCGGATCGGCCGTCGGCCTCGGCAACATCTGGCGGTTCCCCTACGTCGCCTACGAGGGCGGTGGCGGAGCGTTCCTCATTCCCTATCTGTGCGCGTTGCTGACCGCTGGCATCCCGCTCCTCTTCCTCGACTACTCCATCGGGCACCGATTCCGCGGCTCCGCGCCGCTCGCGTTCCGGCGCATGCACCGGGCAGCCGAGCCGCTCGGCTGGTGGCAGGTGCTCATCTGCGTCGTGATCTCCGTCTACTACGCGGTCATCATCGCGTGGGCGGCCATGTACACATGGTTCTCCGCCCTGCTGACGTGGGGCCCTGGCAACGAGAACGACTTCTTCTTCAGCGACTTCCTGCAGATGGGCGACGTCTCGACGGGTCTGTCCCTGGAGTTCGTCCCGCAGGTGGGCGTCCCGCTGCTCGTGGTCTGGATCGTGACGATCGTGATCATGGGCTTCGGTGTGAAGCGCGGCATCGGGCGGGCCAACACCGTGCTTCTTCCGCTGCTCACGCTGATGTTCATCGTCCTCGTGATCCAGGCGCTGTTCCTGCCTGGTGCCATGGACGGACTCAACGCCTTCTTCACTCCGAACTGGGCCGCCCTCGCCGACCCCGGCGTGTGGGCCTCCGCTTACGGCCACATCTTCTTCTCCCTCTCGGTGGCGTTCGGCATCATGGTGACCTACTCGTCGTACCTCAAGCGCAAGACCGACCTCACGGGCTCGGGCCTCGTGGTCGGATTCGCGAACTCCGGGTTCGAGATCCTCGCCGGCATCGGCGTCTTCGCCGCGCTCGGCTTCATGGCCCAGGCCCAGGCGGCCGAGGTGTCCGAGGTCGCATCGGCCGGGATCGGGCTCGCGTTCGTGGCGTTCCCGACGATCGTGTCGCAGGCCGCAGGCGGTCCGATCATCGGCGTGCTCTTCTTCGGAGCCCTCACCTTCGCCGGCCTCACCTCGATGATCTCGGTCCTAGAAGTGATCGTGGCCGCCATCCAGGACAAACTCGGCTGGGGCCGCGTGCGCGCGACGCTGACGGTGACGATCCCGCTCGCCGTGATCTCGATGGCCTTCTTCTCGACGACGACCGCGCTCGCGGTGCTCGACACGACGGATGCCTTCGTGAACGCGTTCGGGATCATGGCCGTCGCGCTCGCCGCGGTGATCGTCGTCGCCTGGGTCCTGCACAAGCTGCCGGTCCTGCAGGAGCACCTGAACCGCCGGTCGAGCTTCCGCGTCGGTCTGATCTGGAAGCTGCTCGTCGGGGTGCTCGCGCCGGTCGTGCTCGGCTATCTGTTCATCAGTGAGATCGTCTCGAAGGCGTCGGAGACGTACGGCGGATACCCGGATTGGTTCGTGTCGGTCTTCGGGTGGGGGATGGTCATCGCTCTCGTCGTCATCGCGATCCTGCTCTCGCTCCTGCCGTGGAGCAGGAGTTCGCACGCGAAGGACGATCCGGAGTACGACGAGTTCCTCGTCGAGGAGAAGTACGAGCCGGATGCTGAGACCGGCACGATCCAGGTGCAGACGGATTCCACGCAGAAGGGAGCGGGCCGATGA
- a CDS encoding methionine/alanine import family NSS transporter small subunit codes for MTTGAIIFMIIAMVTVWGGLAAAIVNLVRHPEASEAEPSPPVEL; via the coding sequence ATGACCACCGGTGCCATCATCTTCATGATCATCGCCATGGTGACGGTCTGGGGCGGGCTCGCCGCCGCGATCGTCAACCTCGTGCGGCACCCCGAGGCCTCGGAAGCGGAGCCCAGCCCGCCTGTCGAGCTGTAG
- a CDS encoding DUF7218 family protein, with protein MPRGANSRLKDPELYEELRKDGASKEKAARIANATGGTKKGRSEVGRRGGKSGDYEDWTVDELRKRAKELGLTGYSRKKKADLISALRNH; from the coding sequence ATGCCTCGCGGCGCGAACTCACGACTGAAGGACCCGGAACTCTACGAAGAGCTGAGGAAGGACGGCGCCTCGAAGGAGAAGGCCGCCCGCATCGCGAATGCCACCGGCGGCACGAAGAAGGGCCGTTCGGAGGTCGGTCGACGGGGTGGGAAGTCCGGCGACTACGAGGACTGGACGGTCGACGAACTCCGCAAGCGAGCGAAGGAACTCGGGCTGACCGGGTACTCCCGCAAGAAGAAGGCAGACCTCATCTCGGCGCTGCGCAACCACTGA
- a CDS encoding CinA family protein, protein MSLDTSSAPDDVATLSEMAQDRGLRIAVVESLTAGGLAHAVGAGEKASEWFAGGIVAYMVDVKERLLGLTPGTDPCSPECAEQLATGGRELFDADICVSTTGVGGPDPEGPHPAGTVYLGWSVEGDQGHKLLEVDGSPEDVMAAAIAAATELLVSHGEKIRA, encoded by the coding sequence ATGAGCCTCGACACCTCTTCCGCACCGGACGACGTCGCGACGCTCAGCGAGATGGCTCAAGACCGCGGTCTGCGGATCGCCGTCGTGGAGTCGCTCACCGCGGGTGGTCTCGCCCACGCCGTCGGGGCCGGCGAGAAGGCGTCCGAGTGGTTCGCCGGCGGCATCGTCGCCTACATGGTGGACGTGAAGGAACGCCTGCTCGGTCTCACGCCGGGTACCGATCCCTGCTCGCCCGAGTGCGCTGAGCAGCTCGCGACCGGTGGACGCGAACTCTTCGACGCCGACATCTGCGTGTCCACGACGGGCGTCGGCGGCCCGGACCCGGAGGGTCCTCACCCGGCAGGGACCGTGTATCTCGGTTGGTCCGTGGAGGGCGACCAGGGACACAAGTTGCTGGAGGTCGACGGATCTCCGGAGGATGTGATGGCCGCGGCCATCGCCGCCGCCACCGAACTGCTCGTCTCGCACGGCGAGAAGATCCGCGCGTGA
- a CDS encoding CBS domain-containing protein produces MTLTSDIMTPAPRCIGENDALSIAASVMAELDVGALPICGEDRKLKGMLTDRDIVVKAVAIGLDPETTPARSLAEGVPVTVDAGEDIRIALDRMKEHRVRRLPVLEDHRLVGIVSQADIALSLSPQATGETVESISRQAAA; encoded by the coding sequence ATGACTCTCACCAGCGACATCATGACCCCCGCGCCGAGGTGCATCGGAGAGAACGATGCGCTGAGCATCGCGGCATCCGTCATGGCGGAGCTCGACGTCGGAGCACTCCCGATCTGCGGGGAGGATCGCAAGCTCAAGGGCATGCTCACCGACCGCGACATCGTCGTGAAGGCCGTCGCGATCGGCCTCGACCCGGAGACCACCCCGGCGCGGAGCCTTGCGGAGGGCGTCCCGGTCACGGTCGACGCGGGGGAGGACATCCGCATCGCCTTGGATCGGATGAAAGAGCATCGCGTTCGCAGGCTCCCCGTTCTCGAGGACCACAGGCTCGTCGGCATCGTCAGCCAGGCCGACATCGCACTCTCGTTGAGCCCGCAGGCCACCGGGGAGACCGTGGAGAGCATCTCTCGGCAGGCCGCCGCATGA
- a CDS encoding FHA domain-containing protein, whose product MSSQDAPQPPQPTTTHAEWGAGNPHLKVSRDGERFEFALDAESVRIGSAEGNELRLADTDPVHAEILHDDQDEYVLTLHGAGEMNANSGAAETGAPERSEILRTGASFTAGPWRLVFGREEFADHGRPYGGRTGGELSDQPPQPARPDYSEGETRESDGARSPEGEGLEVKDG is encoded by the coding sequence ATGAGTTCTCAGGATGCACCGCAGCCGCCCCAGCCGACGACGACCCACGCGGAGTGGGGCGCAGGAAACCCCCATCTGAAGGTCTCGCGCGACGGCGAGCGCTTCGAGTTCGCACTCGACGCGGAGTCTGTGCGAATCGGGTCGGCCGAGGGCAACGAGCTGCGCCTGGCGGACACGGACCCCGTGCACGCCGAGATCCTGCATGACGACCAGGACGAGTATGTGCTCACCCTGCACGGCGCAGGCGAGATGAACGCGAACTCCGGCGCCGCGGAGACCGGCGCCCCCGAGCGGTCGGAGATCCTTCGCACCGGCGCGAGCTTCACAGCGGGCCCGTGGCGGCTCGTGTTCGGACGCGAGGAGTTCGCCGATCATGGACGCCCGTATGGTGGCCGCACCGGCGGCGAGCTCTCCGATCAGCCTCCGCAGCCCGCGCGCCCGGACTACAGCGAGGGCGAGACGCGCGAGTCCGACGGTGCCCGCTCCCCCGAGGGCGAAGGTCTCGAGGTCAAGGACGGCTGA
- a CDS encoding ATP-dependent DNA ligase, with protein sequence MGKFIYEGGVKVEIEDRALTHLQLVISAKLRRGEPFAFSWREDASVGGGRTTVWVHPGSSIVYKYYGGRQPSINRAWVDALAFTANAPTGLYLVPEPPETNDAGSGDLGG encoded by the coding sequence ATGGGCAAGTTCATCTATGAGGGCGGCGTCAAGGTCGAGATCGAGGACCGTGCGCTCACACACCTGCAGCTTGTGATCAGTGCGAAGTTGCGCCGCGGAGAGCCCTTTGCGTTCAGCTGGCGCGAAGACGCCAGTGTCGGGGGAGGGCGCACCACCGTCTGGGTGCACCCCGGGAGTTCGATCGTCTACAAGTACTACGGGGGGCGCCAGCCCTCCATCAACCGCGCCTGGGTCGACGCGCTCGCGTTCACCGCGAATGCTCCGACGGGCCTTTACCTCGTTCCGGAGCCGCCGGAGACGAACGACGCGGGCTCGGGCGACCTGGGCGGCTGA
- a CDS encoding SDR family oxidoreductase: MTASTPDPRHTHHDGEFPGQTQDQPGQTTSMRPEPDHGEDSYQGHGRLEGRKALITGGDSGIGRAVSIAFAREGADVAIAHMREEQADADATLEYVREAGRTGLSLAGDLRDDEFAADVVAKTRDGLGDLDVLVLNAGYQHDIDGFENLRSDQMRRVFETNLEGMLITARTAFPDLKPGASIIVTASIQAYNPSPGLVDYAMTKAAQVAFVKALAEEAGERGIRVNAVAPGPIWTPLIPGTGWDEEKVAEFGSDTPLGRAGQPAELAGAYVYLASAESSFTSGAILAVTGGKAL, from the coding sequence ATGACTGCTAGCACCCCCGACCCGCGACACACGCACCACGACGGCGAGTTCCCCGGGCAGACCCAGGATCAGCCGGGCCAGACCACATCGATGCGTCCGGAGCCCGATCACGGCGAGGACAGCTACCAGGGCCACGGGCGGCTGGAAGGCCGCAAGGCGCTGATCACCGGCGGCGACTCCGGGATCGGGCGCGCCGTTTCGATCGCGTTCGCCCGTGAGGGCGCAGACGTGGCGATCGCCCACATGCGAGAGGAGCAGGCGGATGCCGATGCCACTCTCGAATACGTCCGTGAGGCCGGTCGGACCGGGCTGAGCCTCGCCGGAGATCTCCGCGACGACGAGTTCGCCGCCGACGTGGTGGCGAAGACCCGCGACGGACTCGGGGACCTGGACGTCCTCGTGCTCAACGCGGGTTACCAGCACGACATCGACGGCTTCGAGAACCTCCGCTCCGACCAGATGCGTCGAGTCTTCGAGACCAACCTCGAGGGGATGCTCATCACGGCGAGGACCGCGTTCCCCGACCTCAAGCCGGGGGCGAGCATCATCGTCACGGCATCCATTCAGGCCTACAACCCGTCGCCGGGTCTCGTGGACTACGCGATGACGAAGGCCGCTCAGGTCGCGTTCGTCAAGGCACTCGCGGAGGAGGCCGGCGAGCGCGGAATCCGCGTCAACGCCGTGGCGCCCGGGCCCATCTGGACGCCGTTGATCCCGGGAACAGGGTGGGACGAGGAGAAGGTCGCGGAGTTCGGCAGCGACACCCCGCTGGGGCGCGCGGGTCAGCCCGCGGAGCTCGCCGGCGCGTATGTCTACCTCGCCTCGGCGGAGTCCTCGTTCACCTCCGGCGCGATCCTCGCCGTCACCGGAGGGAAGGCACTGTGA
- the helR gene encoding RNA polymerase recycling motor ATPase HelR, with protein MNPLTISPFHLPEALAAKADPALIARDEERLRTIAATLHDSITTETARLERILAAPSGVGGAAVERDLEIHRLNARLSMLRRYGIDMCLGRMVTTEGEHLYIGRVGLTGADGGQLLIDWRAPAAEPFFGATLAEPMGLVSRRRYRWADGRIRDYWDEAFTPEALADGGALDDQSAFIASLGSARSSRMRDVLATIQADQDAVIRAGSAGTLVVDGGPGTGKSVVALHRAAYLMYSDARIANGGGGVLVVGPHRPYLAYVDDVLPSLGEDRVRTCVLRDLVPEGRNARAEHDEDVARLKASGRLVDAVETAVRLYRQPPQHDVSVETPWGDLRIRPDDWAEAFATDTGAAHNDAREEVWEVLVDIIADRIDGWIELQVLRRVLAADETLTRTFDRAWPLLDAVPLVAALWTDPGFLRAAAPWLTDDEVRMLQRDDPTAWTDSDLPLLDAARRAVGDPDAGRIRRVRERVRAEERAYRELVADSLAEVSDDDLGLMSMLSGEDVRNSLDDDGLLPTIAHDALAGPFAHVIVDEAQELTDTEWRMLLSRCPSRSFTVVGDRAQARHGFRRTWEERLADAGLRDIVRASLTVNYRTPREVMAEAAPVIRAALPDANVPVSVRSSGIPVRHGRRENLQAIVDRWLTENEKGTAVVIGDPSFAEVERVRSLSPETAKGLEFDFVVLVEPEAFGDGITGAVDRYVAMTRSTRELVIAT; from the coding sequence GTGAATCCCCTGACCATCAGCCCTTTCCACCTGCCCGAAGCACTTGCCGCGAAGGCGGATCCTGCACTCATCGCTCGCGACGAGGAACGGCTCCGCACCATTGCGGCAACACTGCATGACAGCATCACCACCGAGACCGCCCGACTCGAGAGGATTCTCGCCGCCCCGTCCGGCGTCGGGGGCGCCGCCGTCGAGCGCGATCTCGAGATCCACCGTCTGAACGCTCGCCTGTCGATGCTGCGGCGCTACGGCATCGACATGTGCCTCGGCCGGATGGTGACGACCGAGGGCGAGCACCTCTACATCGGGCGCGTGGGTCTGACCGGTGCGGACGGTGGGCAGCTCCTCATCGACTGGCGTGCTCCGGCGGCTGAGCCGTTCTTCGGGGCGACGCTCGCCGAGCCGATGGGCCTCGTCAGCCGGCGACGCTACCGCTGGGCGGACGGCCGCATCCGCGACTACTGGGACGAGGCGTTCACACCGGAGGCGCTCGCGGACGGGGGCGCACTGGACGATCAGTCCGCATTCATCGCGAGCCTCGGTTCCGCCAGGTCCAGCCGGATGCGCGATGTTCTCGCGACGATCCAGGCGGATCAGGATGCCGTCATCCGCGCGGGGTCCGCAGGAACGCTCGTCGTCGACGGCGGTCCGGGCACGGGGAAGTCGGTCGTGGCCCTCCATCGTGCCGCGTACCTGATGTACTCCGACGCCCGCATCGCGAACGGAGGCGGCGGCGTGCTCGTCGTCGGTCCACATCGGCCCTATCTGGCCTACGTCGACGATGTCTTGCCCAGCCTCGGCGAGGACCGCGTGCGCACGTGCGTCCTGCGCGACCTCGTTCCGGAGGGCAGGAACGCACGCGCAGAGCACGATGAGGACGTCGCCCGGCTCAAGGCGTCGGGGCGTCTCGTCGATGCGGTCGAGACGGCCGTCCGCCTGTATCGACAACCCCCGCAGCACGATGTGTCCGTGGAGACACCCTGGGGCGACCTGCGGATACGTCCTGACGACTGGGCCGAGGCCTTCGCGACCGACACGGGCGCCGCGCATAACGATGCGCGCGAGGAGGTCTGGGAGGTGCTCGTCGACATCATCGCGGATCGCATCGACGGGTGGATCGAGCTCCAAGTCCTGCGTCGCGTGCTCGCTGCGGACGAGACCCTCACGCGGACGTTCGATCGCGCCTGGCCGCTGCTGGACGCGGTGCCGCTGGTGGCCGCTCTGTGGACCGATCCGGGGTTCCTGCGGGCCGCGGCCCCGTGGCTGACCGACGACGAGGTGCGGATGCTGCAGCGCGACGACCCCACGGCCTGGACGGACTCCGATCTGCCCCTCCTCGACGCCGCACGTCGCGCGGTCGGCGACCCGGACGCCGGTCGGATCCGACGTGTGCGTGAGCGGGTGAGGGCAGAGGAGCGGGCGTACCGGGAACTCGTCGCCGATTCTCTGGCGGAGGTGTCGGACGACGACCTCGGACTCATGTCGATGCTGAGCGGCGAGGACGTCCGCAACAGCCTCGATGACGACGGCCTCCTCCCGACCATCGCGCACGATGCCCTCGCCGGGCCCTTCGCGCACGTCATCGTCGACGAAGCGCAGGAGCTGACCGACACCGAATGGCGGATGCTGCTGAGCAGATGCCCGTCGCGCAGCTTCACCGTCGTCGGTGACCGCGCGCAGGCACGGCACGGTTTCCGGCGCACCTGGGAGGAGCGGCTCGCCGACGCCGGACTCCGCGACATCGTGCGGGCTTCACTGACAGTGAATTACCGCACTCCGAGGGAGGTGATGGCCGAGGCGGCCCCCGTCATCCGTGCCGCGCTGCCGGACGCGAACGTCCCCGTGTCAGTGCGCTCGAGCGGCATCCCGGTTCGGCACGGCCGTCGCGAGAACCTCCAGGCGATCGTCGACAGATGGCTCACCGAGAACGAGAAGGGAACGGCCGTCGTCATCGGCGATCCGTCGTTCGCGGAGGTCGAGCGCGTCCGGTCCCTCTCCCCGGAGACGGCGAAAGGCCTCGAATTCGACTTCGTCGTGCTTGTCGAACCCGAGGCCTTCGGCGATGGGATCACGGGGGCCGTCGATCGTTACGTCGCGATGACGCGCTCCACGAGGGAACTCGTCATCGCGACGTGA